In Candidatus Cloacimonadota bacterium, the following are encoded in one genomic region:
- a CDS encoding pyruvate phosphate dikinase — protein sequence METLDSKALADNLAATKVADIILDKDALFLLSLSDEYYGIQERCKRFLEELYHPYVNPDTVILMMRQCVLGDLWLYVQVPESTNAIKVIIKLFKKLDTVCKKPNQEKLLIQLFLEFVSALSDHRNLTINVLDNIKIILQDWIKHKKDVFIRLSGLCRKSLNRLITFQTEEDIFFQIVKNLLKESLKYWEKNTDIESLYKRIGSSNNVSIVELNNAIGKDYYQNWLRKLRYRKDMSSLSDIPAFNDIAAQHRDFLREFTHLTERIHYIFYLLSLPGMVDLRDHLLWDLNRQLADLNKELSPEEILSMLDSLFKAFNDLRQSHLTIVLDCLHTIGKTVLSGEDQELKNTLLRKIIDLGFTPPGDIHITDDWQIEVDKNHIKHLRVYLELIAIDPLQCKNLLAHMIISLTRQGVFISDTDLFQKDVSSFLNSDIKPLFVQIKHLLRLFPVFFNEIGAEGEIRDISTEIDEIGHRNDRLIHFLRKQLHSESNNTHILLIEKILAYWIDLNPKHLNKIIPEDVKNYIQRPDENTRKQSKIVNHFLQDKGFSAEELLSLSWQKVQGLFEDRNDDFFLKRLKLLCYCHFLLKDKYNLDPHDVIKFLSHYSFFTAKEQNRLRHCLVRKDYESSIRLMLNYIERLNITILDSKQSTGWENIYYKRHIAAGIPSMYGVYKEPKLDAMGMVFRLENVIRRLFERNIAQLNIHYINGKTLRRIIRILDLYDYAMKQEMVTNDAFSSALAMLRSVVNITNLSLDQYLDIFRLLKDSINEIINEYYYRFYDSEIKKISQLYKSKEASEIFAEEFYRNLFSTSFLVQGLDNFIASILDSLEEMKYLFASNDISRVMSYDPDKLFFHLYTKNSRIENQVLLGSKAYFLKRMYQYEFPIPPGFVITTDLYRYRDIINTHPNISNEFDDLLWQNIKRLEQYTGLRLGDPERPLILSVRSGAPLSLPGAMDTFLNIGLTDEITLKLSQRPNYGWTAWDCYRRLIQSWGMAHGIDRDDFDAVMIRFKKLYQVELKTEFTDDQMRLMVDEYKAVLAENDIYLEQEPFMQVYKAISHVLDSWNTERAKLYRQKLHIADEWGTAVIIQKMVLGNISLDSGTGVLFTYADWNPQLGICLNGDFKLCSQGEDVVAGLVHTLPISESQRQQGQHSTEISLEKDFSELYHALLSYAKKLIEDRNYPHQEIEFTFERPNKEKLYILQTRNQVIHKTPDYNVLALDNSKRKLIGTGIGIGKGAVNGIIVITKEDIERFANKDSALILVRPDTVPDDMDMLFECQGLLTSRGGVTSHAAVTATRLGLIGVVNCRELVVNEEVATCRIGNFSLVAGDKIALDATSGSIYLGHYPLKSVNALR from the coding sequence TTGGAAACATTAGATTCTAAGGCATTAGCTGACAACCTTGCTGCGACCAAAGTTGCCGATATAATACTCGATAAGGATGCGTTGTTTTTGCTTTCCTTATCTGATGAGTATTATGGCATTCAAGAGCGTTGTAAGCGCTTTTTAGAAGAGTTATATCACCCGTATGTCAATCCCGATACAGTAATATTAATGATGCGGCAGTGTGTTCTGGGAGATTTGTGGCTTTATGTGCAAGTGCCAGAATCTACTAATGCTATTAAGGTTATAATTAAGCTGTTTAAGAAACTGGATACTGTATGTAAAAAACCAAATCAAGAAAAACTCTTAATTCAGTTGTTTTTGGAATTTGTTTCAGCTCTTTCCGATCACAGAAACTTAACAATTAATGTTTTAGACAATATCAAAATCATATTACAAGATTGGATAAAGCATAAGAAAGATGTTTTTATCCGATTGAGTGGGTTGTGCCGTAAAAGTCTGAATCGTTTGATTACTTTTCAAACAGAAGAGGATATTTTTTTTCAGATAGTAAAGAATCTCCTGAAAGAAAGTCTAAAATATTGGGAAAAGAACACAGATATTGAGAGTTTATACAAACGCATAGGCTCATCGAATAACGTAAGTATCGTTGAGCTAAATAATGCTATCGGGAAGGATTATTACCAGAACTGGCTGCGGAAATTGAGATATAGAAAAGACATGAGCTCCTTGAGTGATATACCTGCTTTCAATGATATAGCTGCTCAACATCGCGATTTTCTAAGAGAGTTTACTCATCTAACTGAGAGGATACATTACATATTCTATCTTTTAAGTTTGCCGGGTATGGTTGATTTGCGAGATCATCTTTTATGGGATCTGAACCGGCAATTGGCTGATTTAAACAAAGAACTCTCACCGGAAGAAATTTTATCAATGCTCGATTCTCTGTTTAAAGCTTTTAATGATCTTCGACAAAGTCATCTTACTATTGTTTTGGATTGTCTACATACCATCGGTAAAACAGTTTTATCAGGAGAGGATCAAGAACTAAAAAACACTCTACTGCGGAAGATTATTGACTTAGGATTTACCCCTCCGGGAGATATTCACATAACTGATGACTGGCAGATCGAGGTAGATAAAAACCATATAAAGCATCTTAGAGTCTATTTGGAGTTAATAGCGATTGATCCCCTACAATGTAAAAACCTTCTGGCTCACATGATCATTAGTCTCACTCGCCAAGGTGTATTTATTTCCGATACCGATCTTTTTCAAAAGGATGTATCGTCTTTCCTGAACTCTGACATAAAGCCATTGTTTGTACAAATAAAACATCTCTTACGTCTTTTCCCTGTCTTTTTCAATGAAATTGGAGCAGAGGGTGAAATACGAGATATCAGTACAGAAATAGATGAAATAGGTCATCGCAATGACCGTTTGATACATTTCCTGCGTAAACAATTGCATAGTGAAAGTAACAATACTCACATACTTTTGATAGAAAAGATCTTAGCATACTGGATCGATCTGAATCCTAAACATCTCAACAAGATTATCCCTGAAGATGTAAAAAACTATATTCAGCGGCCAGATGAAAATACTAGAAAGCAGAGTAAGATCGTTAACCATTTTCTACAAGATAAAGGTTTTAGCGCTGAGGAACTTTTAAGTCTCTCTTGGCAGAAAGTTCAAGGATTGTTTGAAGATAGAAATGATGATTTTTTTCTAAAACGCTTGAAGTTGCTTTGCTATTGTCACTTTCTTCTCAAGGATAAATACAATTTAGACCCGCATGACGTAATAAAATTTCTCTCTCATTATAGCTTTTTTACTGCAAAAGAACAAAATCGGCTACGGCATTGTTTGGTCCGTAAGGATTACGAAAGTTCAATCCGTCTCATGCTTAACTATATTGAAAGACTAAATATTACGATTTTGGACTCCAAACAAAGTACCGGTTGGGAAAACATTTATTACAAAAGACATATAGCCGCAGGGATTCCATCTATGTACGGTGTTTATAAAGAGCCGAAATTGGATGCTATGGGAATGGTATTTAGACTGGAGAATGTAATTCGCAGACTCTTTGAAAGGAATATTGCTCAGTTAAACATACATTATATAAATGGGAAAACACTACGTCGGATTATTCGCATTCTTGACCTTTATGACTATGCAATGAAGCAAGAGATGGTAACTAATGATGCCTTTAGTTCTGCATTGGCAATGTTGAGGTCAGTAGTGAATATAACAAATCTCTCACTTGACCAGTATTTAGATATTTTCAGACTACTGAAAGATAGTATAAATGAAATAATTAACGAATACTATTATCGATTTTACGATAGTGAGATTAAAAAGATCAGCCAGCTTTATAAAAGCAAAGAAGCATCAGAAATTTTTGCTGAAGAATTTTATCGTAATCTGTTCTCGACCTCTTTCTTGGTGCAAGGTTTGGATAATTTTATAGCTAGCATATTAGATTCACTGGAAGAGATGAAATACCTATTTGCTTCAAACGATATATCTAGAGTAATGTCATATGATCCGGATAAGCTTTTTTTCCATCTTTATACCAAGAATTCCCGTATAGAAAATCAAGTGCTCTTGGGTTCAAAGGCATACTTTTTGAAGAGAATGTACCAATATGAATTTCCTATACCACCAGGTTTTGTTATCACTACTGATCTGTATAGATATCGTGATATCATTAATACACATCCGAATATCTCTAATGAATTTGACGATCTTTTATGGCAAAATATTAAGCGATTAGAGCAATATACAGGTTTACGATTAGGAGATCCGGAAAGACCATTGATCTTATCTGTTAGATCTGGTGCTCCGTTAAGTCTTCCCGGAGCTATGGATACTTTCCTCAATATAGGACTGACTGATGAAATTACATTGAAGCTTTCCCAAAGACCTAATTATGGATGGACGGCTTGGGACTGCTATAGGCGATTAATTCAAAGTTGGGGAATGGCTCATGGTATTGACAGGGATGATTTCGATGCTGTTATGATCCGTTTCAAAAAGTTGTACCAAGTCGAGTTGAAAACTGAGTTTACTGATGATCAGATGCGTTTAATGGTTGATGAATATAAGGCTGTTTTAGCAGAAAATGACATTTACTTAGAACAAGAACCATTTATGCAGGTTTATAAGGCAATATCGCATGTTTTGGATAGCTGGAACACTGAACGAGCAAAACTATATCGACAAAAACTACATATAGCGGATGAATGGGGTACAGCTGTAATCATTCAGAAGATGGTGTTAGGCAACATATCTCTTGACTCCGGAACAGGGGTATTATTCACATATGCTGATTGGAATCCACAGCTTGGGATCTGTTTGAATGGAGATTTTAAATTGTGTAGTCAAGGTGAAGATGTTGTGGCTGGTCTGGTACATACTTTACCGATTTCAGAATCACAAAGACAGCAAGGACAGCATTCAACAGAGATATCTTTAGAAAAAGATTTCTCGGAATTGTATCATGCATTGTTGTCTTATGCGAAAAAGCTGATTGAAGATCGCAACTATCCTCATCAGGAAATTGAATTTACCTTTGAAAGGCCCAATAAAGAAAAACTTTATATCCTCCAAACAAGAAATCAAGTTATTCATAAAACACCGGATTATAATGTGTTAGCTTTAGATAATAGCAAACGTAAACTGATCGGAACTGGTATAGGGATAGGGAAAGGTGCTGTTAACGGTATAATTGTAATTACTAAAGAAGATATTGAGCGTTTTGCTAATAAGGATTCAGCATTGATTCTGGTTAGACCTGACACAGTTCCGGATGATATGGATATGCTATTCGAATGTCAAGGTTTACTTACTTCCCGAGGAGGTGTAACTTCCCACGCTGCAGTGACTGCTACACGACTTGGATTAATCGGAGTAGTGAATTGTCGCGAATTAGTAGTAAACGAAGAAGTAGCAACTTGTCGCATTGGTAATTTCAGTTTAGTAGCTGGCGATAAAATTGCTTTGGATGCCACCAGTGGATCTATCTACTTAGGCCACTATCCATTAAAGAGTGTAAATGCATTAAGATAG